Proteins encoded within one genomic window of Syntrophobacterales bacterium:
- a CDS encoding acyl--CoA ligase → MLEYNIYASFEATALRRGDNTAVIYLGTRYSYRELKNLAERFAAVLLGLGVTPGQKVMLYIPNTLQWVVAWLGIQRVGAVVVPITPIYTPHDLSYIANDSGAEVVVCADTNFGYVKKVLPETQIKTVIVTRMADLLPWWKRFFGYLFDVVPKGKIALDDKTHSFRELLFNNEQKIDSLPLLSRDGRDVAEILYTGGTTKFPKGVPFTHDLYLVSMAEQISVSDPLVPAEKNIIFGNAPLFHILGQTCSLATLFVGGTLMLQPKVNVDATFEGIERFRATTMIGVPTLYRMMLEHDRLDQYDLSSVVYWYSAGDVLPVEVGRRWEEKFGKVIYQGYGATETCGGVAMCPVTIDNPPKSVGRVVPSKRIKLVDTNTLEPVKLGEPGELLVNSDLMVSSYLNKPEETADSFIEIEGRTWYRTADVMSMDEDGNIFFVDRTVDTIKHKGYRVSASEIEAVLQEHNAVVGACVVGVPDEKVGERIKAYVVLKQDVKGITGYDLIKWCRKNLVAYKVPQYIEFRDMLPKSKVGKLLRREIRDEEKRRTDG, encoded by the coding sequence ATTTTGGAATATAATATCTATGCCTCTTTCGAGGCAACTGCCCTGAGGCGGGGCGACAATACGGCGGTTATCTATCTTGGCACCCGGTATTCCTACCGGGAGTTGAAGAATCTGGCGGAACGTTTTGCCGCGGTACTGCTGGGTCTGGGCGTGACCCCCGGCCAGAAGGTGATGCTTTACATCCCCAATACGCTCCAGTGGGTGGTCGCGTGGCTCGGCATCCAGCGGGTGGGCGCAGTCGTCGTTCCCATAACTCCTATCTACACACCCCACGATTTGAGCTATATCGCCAACGACAGTGGAGCGGAGGTCGTTGTCTGTGCGGATACCAACTTTGGATATGTGAAGAAGGTTCTGCCGGAGACCCAAATAAAAACGGTTATTGTCACCCGCATGGCTGATCTGCTGCCCTGGTGGAAGCGTTTTTTCGGGTATCTTTTTGATGTGGTCCCGAAAGGAAAGATTGCACTTGATGATAAAACGCATTCTTTCCGCGAGTTGTTGTTTAATAACGAACAAAAAATAGACAGCTTGCCTCTGCTGAGCCGGGACGGCCGGGACGTCGCTGAAATCCTTTATACCGGCGGCACCACAAAGTTCCCCAAAGGGGTACCCTTTACCCACGATCTTTATCTTGTCTCCATGGCGGAGCAGATCAGCGTGAGCGACCCCCTCGTTCCGGCGGAAAAGAACATCATCTTTGGCAATGCGCCCCTTTTTCACATCCTGGGGCAGACGTGCAGCCTCGCTACGCTCTTCGTGGGAGGAACGCTGATGCTTCAGCCAAAAGTAAATGTGGATGCCACCTTTGAAGGCATTGAGCGCTTCCGGGCGACCACCATGATCGGGGTGCCGACCCTCTACCGGATGATGCTCGAACACGACCGGCTCGACCAGTACGATCTGAGCTCAGTCGTCTATTGGTACAGCGCCGGGGACGTTCTCCCCGTGGAGGTGGGAAGGCGCTGGGAGGAGAAATTCGGCAAGGTCATTTATCAGGGTTATGGCGCGACCGAGACCTGCGGGGGTGTCGCCATGTGCCCGGTAACGATCGACAATCCACCCAAGAGCGTGGGACGGGTGGTCCCCAGCAAGAGGATCAAACTGGTCGATACGAATACCCTCGAACCGGTTAAGCTGGGCGAGCCGGGGGAGCTTCTTGTCAATTCTGATCTCATGGTAAGCAGCTACCTGAATAAGCCGGAAGAAACAGCGGATTCGTTCATCGAAATAGAAGGCCGCACGTGGTATCGCACCGCGGATGTCATGTCCATGGATGAGGATGGCAATATCTTTTTCGTGGATAGAACCGTCGATACGATAAAGCACAAGGGCTACCGGGTGTCAGCCTCGGAGATCGAAGCCGTGCTTCAGGAGCATAATGCGGTGGTGGGCGCCTGCGTGGTGGGGGTGCCCGATGAGAAGGTCGGGGAGAGAATCAAGGCATATGTGGTTCTCAAGCAGGACGTCAAGGGAATCACCGGGTATGATCTGATCAAGTGGTGCCGAAAAAATCTCGTTGCCTATAAAGTCCCCCAGTACATTGAATTCCGGGACATGCTCCCCAAATCAAAGGTAGGAAAACTCCTGCGCCGGGAAATCAGGGACGAGGAAAAAAGAAGGACCGACGGCTGA
- a CDS encoding branched-chain amino acid ABC transporter permease: MLYLAAPRLIPAAAFIVLPLILGPYWQRVLLSVAVFALLAISWDILAQTGMVSLGQALFFGMGAYCSGILNHYFGISPFLAIPLAAFLGGVICTLLLMPVLRLRGVYFTMVTLIVPLMIERVIEATKIFGGTEGISGLAVLPSKWLELYILMAALAAALFGFRRMMTSDYGLVLTGIKDNDRSVMNAGINIYWFKIQALFIAGSVGAFAGAMMTHVYRFVGMPVFALDYSILPIAAVMVGGPGSFAGAVLGAFILVPLSEALRALGGLRIVFYGVFLVIFVVGLPEGIFHFISRKYSQFERWTEVDK, translated from the coding sequence ATGCTCTATCTTGCCGCGCCGAGACTGATCCCCGCGGCCGCTTTTATTGTTCTGCCGCTGATTCTCGGCCCGTACTGGCAAAGGGTGCTTCTTTCCGTCGCCGTTTTTGCGCTCCTGGCAATCAGTTGGGATATTCTTGCCCAGACCGGGATGGTTTCGCTCGGGCAGGCGCTCTTTTTCGGGATGGGCGCCTACTGCTCGGGAATTTTAAACCATTATTTCGGGATTTCCCCTTTTCTGGCGATCCCGCTGGCCGCATTTCTGGGAGGAGTAATCTGCACGCTTCTGCTGATGCCGGTTCTGCGGCTGCGCGGCGTCTATTTTACGATGGTGACGCTGATTGTTCCCCTGATGATTGAGCGGGTGATCGAGGCGACCAAAATATTCGGGGGCACCGAGGGGATAAGCGGGCTGGCGGTTCTGCCTTCCAAATGGCTGGAGCTGTACATCCTCATGGCCGCTCTTGCGGCCGCCCTGTTCGGGTTCAGGCGGATGATGACGTCGGATTACGGCCTGGTGCTCACGGGGATCAAGGATAACGACCGCTCTGTCATGAACGCGGGGATCAATATCTACTGGTTCAAGATCCAGGCCCTGTTCATTGCCGGTTCTGTCGGCGCCTTTGCGGGGGCGATGATGACCCATGTTTACCGCTTTGTGGGCATGCCTGTCTTCGCGCTTGATTATTCCATCCTTCCCATTGCGGCCGTCATGGTCGGAGGTCCCGGTTCCTTTGCCGGGGCGGTGCTGGGCGCCTTTATTCTGGTTCCCCTTTCCGAGGCTCTGCGCGCCTTGGGGGGATTGAGGATAGTTTTCTACGGTGTTTTTCTCGTCATCTTTGTCGTTGGCCTGCCCGAGGGGATATTTCACTTCATTTCCCGCAAGTACAGCCAGTTCGAGCGCTGGACGGAGGTGGATAAATGA
- a CDS encoding ABC transporter substrate-binding protein, protein MKRRLGVVGLFLAMGLVFSFFAYAAEPIVIGVPTSTGFVEGKEGLAVVEMAVAEINAKGGVKVGSEKRMFTVEAIDIRDAAPGVPVPEALMGIEKLILEKKPTALLIGPFRSEALLAAMDIFTKYKVPMIGSIAMTPASEAKIKQEPDKYKYVFRTCLNAKYLVGYLVGTMSFLNKEFGFNKVYIMHQDVAWARGTAGGIVKSYFEKAGWTVVGQESYPTGASDFSSALMKARSGGAQVILPIFDMPQSGTLVKQWKSMKVPALLAGFISPLAGPGAWKTFDKKIGGAVNCNFEMGSAVASPKVPQSVEFLKAYQKKFGKPMEAGHGPAPTYESVYILKEAIERAGSLDPDALVAEIKKTDRTGVMGRIRFDDGQQAIFGNDPKETAVASVFQWTDKGERVNVYPEAIADAKIKLPAGLKVAK, encoded by the coding sequence ATGAAAAGGCGATTAGGGGTAGTTGGTCTCTTTCTGGCAATGGGGTTGGTGTTTTCGTTTTTTGCGTACGCAGCCGAACCAATTGTTATCGGCGTGCCGACATCCACAGGATTTGTAGAAGGAAAAGAGGGGCTTGCCGTTGTGGAAATGGCGGTGGCGGAAATCAATGCCAAGGGTGGCGTAAAAGTCGGTTCCGAAAAAAGGATGTTCACGGTGGAAGCCATTGACATTCGTGATGCGGCCCCGGGTGTGCCGGTTCCCGAGGCTTTGATGGGAATTGAAAAGCTCATTCTGGAAAAGAAACCAACGGCCCTCCTCATTGGCCCCTTCCGCTCCGAGGCGCTCTTGGCGGCGATGGATATCTTTACCAAGTATAAGGTACCCATGATCGGGTCGATCGCCATGACCCCTGCTTCCGAGGCAAAAATAAAGCAGGAGCCGGACAAGTATAAATACGTTTTCCGAACCTGTCTTAATGCCAAGTACCTGGTCGGCTATCTTGTCGGAACCATGTCTTTCCTGAACAAGGAATTCGGCTTCAACAAGGTGTACATCATGCATCAGGATGTGGCTTGGGCCAGGGGGACGGCGGGCGGGATTGTTAAAAGCTATTTCGAAAAAGCCGGCTGGACCGTCGTCGGACAGGAGAGTTATCCGACGGGAGCTTCCGACTTTTCATCCGCGTTGATGAAGGCCCGGAGCGGCGGCGCCCAGGTGATCCTTCCCATTTTCGATATGCCCCAGAGCGGAACATTGGTAAAACAATGGAAATCGATGAAGGTTCCGGCGCTCTTGGCCGGATTTATTTCTCCGCTGGCCGGACCGGGCGCCTGGAAGACCTTTGATAAAAAAATCGGGGGCGCCGTCAACTGCAATTTTGAAATGGGAAGTGCCGTTGCTTCGCCAAAGGTCCCTCAATCCGTGGAATTTTTAAAAGCTTACCAGAAGAAATTCGGAAAGCCCATGGAGGCCGGTCATGGCCCTGCCCCCACTTATGAATCGGTTTACATCTTGAAAGAGGCGATTGAGAGGGCCGGAAGCCTTGACCCGGATGCCCTGGTCGCGGAAATCAAAAAAACAGACCGGACCGGCGTTATGGGGCGCATCAGATTCGATGACGGCCAGCAGGCTATTTTCGGCAACGATCCCAAGGAAACCGCCGTCGCCAGTGTTTTTCAGTGGACCGACAAGGGTGAACGGGTTAATGTTTATCCTGAGGCCATTGCCGATGCAAAGATAAAGCTGCCTGCCGGTTTGAAGGTGGCGAAGTAG
- a CDS encoding addiction module protein — protein MVDAEKYSESWKEAESLPVQERAMVVDSLLRMLNPADREFENEWIKVARRRLAELRSGRIKSSPGEGAFAQIRERFAK, from the coding sequence ATGGTCGACGCAGAGAAATATTCAGAAAGCTGGAAAGAAGCTGAGTCTCTTCCAGTTCAGGAAAGGGCGATGGTTGTCGACTCACTGCTCCGAATGCTTAATCCTGCAGACAGGGAATTTGAAAATGAGTGGATTAAAGTTGCGAGACGTCGGCTCGCGGAATTACGATCCGGCCGCATAAAATCAAGCCCCGGCGAAGGAGCGTTTGCGCAAATCAGGGAGCGTTTCGCGAAATGA
- a CDS encoding ATP-binding cassette domain-containing protein gives MLDVQNLMVFFENALALNDFSMKVEEGEIVGIIGSNSAGKTTLMNTLSGLIIDMRTKEKRKGGERITIYGKILYKGEDISETSPSDRVRKGIVLSRERHPVFPESSVVENLKIAGYLRTKAEIREAMEYAYKLFPALIGLKKRKAGFLSGGEQQMLAIGMSLVVKPKLLLLDEPLLGLSPMMQKLLVKAICRLKEESGTTVLLTEQFARPVLPIIDRGYVIENGMLTLTGTGRELMDNPEIKAAYFGI, from the coding sequence ATGCTTGATGTTCAGAATCTAATGGTATTTTTTGAAAACGCGCTGGCCCTCAATGATTTCAGCATGAAGGTCGAAGAGGGGGAGATTGTGGGCATTATCGGCTCCAACAGCGCCGGGAAGACCACCCTGATGAATACGCTTTCCGGCCTGATCATCGACATGCGCACAAAGGAGAAACGCAAGGGCGGCGAGAGAATTACCATTTACGGCAAGATTTTATATAAAGGAGAAGATATATCGGAGACCAGCCCGAGCGACCGGGTACGGAAGGGCATCGTCCTGTCGCGGGAAAGGCATCCGGTTTTTCCGGAAAGCTCCGTTGTGGAAAACCTGAAAATTGCCGGATATCTTCGTACGAAAGCAGAAATCCGCGAGGCTATGGAATATGCCTACAAGCTGTTTCCCGCCCTGATCGGCTTGAAGAAAAGAAAGGCGGGATTCCTGAGTGGCGGGGAGCAGCAGATGCTCGCCATCGGCATGAGTCTGGTGGTCAAACCCAAACTGCTGCTGCTGGATGAACCGCTTCTGGGCCTCAGCCCCATGATGCAGAAGCTGCTCGTAAAGGCGATCTGCAGACTGAAAGAGGAATCGGGAACCACGGTTCTGCTGACGGAGCAGTTCGCAAGGCCTGTGCTTCCGATCATTGACCGGGGCTATGTCATAGAGAACGGCATGCTGACGCTTACCGGCACCGGCCGGGAGCTTATGGACAATCCCGAAATCAAGGCGGCTTATTTTGGAATATAA
- a CDS encoding ABC transporter ATP-binding protein, whose translation MSESPLLEVRELSKSFGGVQAVNRISFDLHKGDLLGIIGPNGSGKTTTVNLISGFVKASSGKVFFKGQDITSMAPYKIVRLGIARTFQMVKPFYQLPAYKNMIIPLYSPRVKALAGGKYGDRNAVALDLLEEVGFERDNQVAYKVASVLPQGYLKRLELAKAISLQPEIMILDELFSGLSLAEVASIVPIIEKLLSEGKTIIMIEHRLKELFRIASRVIVLNFGEKIADGAAKEVMESEAVKEAYLGSEE comes from the coding sequence ATGAGTGAAAGTCCGTTGCTGGAAGTCAGGGAGCTTTCGAAATCCTTTGGAGGGGTGCAGGCGGTAAACCGTATCAGCTTTGACCTTCACAAGGGCGATCTCCTCGGGATCATCGGCCCGAATGGTTCCGGCAAGACCACGACGGTGAACCTGATTTCGGGTTTTGTGAAGGCCTCCTCCGGGAAGGTCTTCTTCAAGGGGCAGGATATCACGAGCATGGCGCCCTACAAAATCGTGCGTCTCGGCATTGCCCGAACGTTTCAGATGGTGAAGCCGTTCTATCAATTGCCCGCCTACAAGAACATGATCATTCCCCTTTACTCTCCGCGCGTCAAGGCGCTTGCCGGAGGCAAATACGGCGACCGCAACGCCGTCGCCCTTGACCTGCTCGAAGAGGTGGGTTTTGAAAGGGATAATCAGGTCGCCTACAAGGTTGCCAGCGTCCTTCCGCAGGGTTATCTCAAAAGGCTGGAGCTCGCCAAGGCCATTTCCCTTCAGCCCGAGATAATGATTCTGGACGAGCTTTTCTCGGGTTTAAGCCTGGCCGAGGTGGCAAGCATCGTGCCGATCATCGAAAAACTCCTGTCGGAGGGGAAAACGATTATCATGATTGAGCATCGGCTCAAGGAGCTCTTCCGAATTGCCAGCCGGGTGATTGTGCTCAACTTTGGGGAGAAGATAGCGGATGGAGCGGCCAAAGAGGTGATGGAGAGCGAGGCAGTCAAGGAAGCCTATCTTGGTTCGGAAGAATGA
- a CDS encoding branched-chain amino acid ABC transporter permease — translation MLLGTIIYAVINSVILILMSIGFNLTFGISGISNFAYGALYILAAFVTWMLIQLVGLPYLASALISIFFTAFIGALMYRFILMRVRGQVLSEVIATFGIGLAILEFFRYLGFVGVEYALPVFIDESFMVGDVYVDAQRMLIVAAGIVLVILLWLFVHYTSTGLAFRGIAQDERTALTFGMDSDRIATLSVSLGAGLAAIAATVIIPLGTISVSQGYDVLINALAVSIIGGLGSTGGVIVASLLVGFAQRFTDTYIGSHWTMIVSLVAILLVLVIKPSGIYGKQKELEERI, via the coding sequence ATGTTGTTAGGGACGATAATTTACGCGGTCATCAACAGCGTTATTCTGATTCTGATGTCCATTGGTTTTAACCTGACTTTCGGCATCAGCGGAATCTCCAACTTTGCCTACGGCGCCCTGTATATACTTGCCGCTTTTGTGACCTGGATGCTGATTCAGCTTGTGGGGCTCCCCTATCTGGCTTCGGCTCTCATCTCCATTTTCTTTACCGCATTCATCGGCGCCCTGATGTATCGTTTTATCCTGATGCGAGTCCGGGGGCAGGTTCTTTCCGAGGTGATCGCCACTTTCGGCATCGGACTGGCCATTCTCGAATTTTTCCGGTATCTGGGTTTTGTCGGCGTGGAGTATGCGCTTCCCGTGTTTATCGATGAGAGCTTCATGGTAGGCGACGTATATGTGGACGCGCAGAGGATGCTGATCGTGGCGGCCGGTATAGTTCTGGTCATTCTGCTCTGGCTGTTTGTTCATTATACGTCCACGGGGCTGGCTTTCCGGGGCATTGCCCAGGATGAGCGCACTGCCCTGACCTTCGGCATGGATTCGGACAGGATTGCCACGCTTAGCGTCTCTCTGGGCGCTGGCCTTGCGGCCATTGCCGCGACGGTTATTATTCCTTTGGGCACCATTTCCGTCAGTCAGGGGTACGATGTTCTGATCAATGCCCTGGCCGTCTCGATTATCGGGGGGCTGGGAAGCACCGGCGGCGTGATTGTGGCGAGCCTGCTTGTGGGCTTTGCCCAAAGATTTACGGATACTTACATTGGCTCCCACTGGACGATGATCGTGAGCCTGGTGGCAATCCTGCTGGTACTTGTGATCAAGCCGTCAGGTATTTACGGAAAACAGAAGGAGTTGGAAGAGCGGATTTGA